A single window of Oncorhynchus keta strain PuntledgeMale-10-30-2019 chromosome 34, Oket_V2, whole genome shotgun sequence DNA harbors:
- the lypd6 gene encoding ly6/PLAUR domain-containing protein 6 isoform X1, translated as MEPWPAVAWVLLLTVIADWLKTAQSKDFTEQDIIYLHPSTTPFPGGFKCFTCEEAPDNYECNRWAPDLYCPQETRYCYTLHKMDVEGDSVSVTKRCVALEDCLSTGCSEEDHEGNKVCTACCEGNICNLPLPWNETEAVFATTSPLSGTTRIPQSYRLISCLLFLTLLISSYV; from the exons ATGGAACCCTGGCCTGCAGTGGCCTGGGTCCTACTGCTGACGGTCATCGCTGATTGGCTGAAAACAGCCCAATCAAAGGACTTTACAGAACAGGACatcatctacctccatccctcaa CCACTCCATTCCCAGGCGGGTTCAAGTGCTTCACATGTGAGGAGGCACCTGACAACTACGAGTGTAATCGCTGGGCGCCAGACCTGTACTGCCCACAAG AGACCAGATATTGTTATACGCTTCACAAGATGGACGTGGAGGGGGACAGTGTTTCCGTGACAAAGCGTTGTGTGGCTCTGGAGGACTGCCTCTCTACTGGATGCTCTGAAGAAGACCACGAAGGAAACAAG GTCTGTACGGCGTGCTGTGAGGGCAATATCTGTAACCTTCCTCTCCCCTGGAATGAGACGGAGGCCGTATTCGCCACCACCTCACCTCTCAGCGGCACCACACGAATCCCACAGAGCTACAGACTAATATCCTGCCTCCTTTTCCTCACCCTCCTCATCTCCAGCTATGTTTGA
- the lypd6 gene encoding ly6/PLAUR domain-containing protein 6 isoform X2 produces the protein MAHHGHFPSSGDNALRREAATELHATPFPGGFKCFTCEEAPDNYECNRWAPDLYCPQETRYCYTLHKMDVEGDSVSVTKRCVALEDCLSTGCSEEDHEGNKVCTACCEGNICNLPLPWNETEAVFATTSPLSGTTRIPQSYRLISCLLFLTLLISSYV, from the exons ATGGCCCACCATGGACATTTTCCTTCCTCTGGGGACAATGCATTGAGAAGGGAGGCAGCAACTGAGCTGCATG CCACTCCATTCCCAGGCGGGTTCAAGTGCTTCACATGTGAGGAGGCACCTGACAACTACGAGTGTAATCGCTGGGCGCCAGACCTGTACTGCCCACAAG AGACCAGATATTGTTATACGCTTCACAAGATGGACGTGGAGGGGGACAGTGTTTCCGTGACAAAGCGTTGTGTGGCTCTGGAGGACTGCCTCTCTACTGGATGCTCTGAAGAAGACCACGAAGGAAACAAG GTCTGTACGGCGTGCTGTGAGGGCAATATCTGTAACCTTCCTCTCCCCTGGAATGAGACGGAGGCCGTATTCGCCACCACCTCACCTCTCAGCGGCACCACACGAATCCCACAGAGCTACAGACTAATATCCTGCCTCCTTTTCCTCACCCTCCTCATCTCCAGCTATGTTTGA